From a single Natronorubrum tibetense GA33 genomic region:
- a CDS encoding HhH-GPD family protein: MSERDGAGDADGVDDWSLPDDLEAVQTALIEWYEGDHRDFPWRRTDDPYAILVSEVMSQQTQLDRVVEAWEEFLERWPTTADLAAADRADVVGFWTSHSLGYNNRAKYLHESATQIEAEYDGTFPETPNELQELMGVGPYTANAVASFAFNNGDAVVDTNVKRVTYRAFSIPDDDSAFEAGANDLMPEGESRVWNNAIMELGGVACTQTPRCDEVGCPWREWCDAYASGDFTAPDVPTQPSFEGSRRQFRGRVIGTLREYDELELDTLGHRIRVDYAPEGEYGREWLTGLLSDLESDGLVDLERSDSDAELVARLQR, translated from the coding sequence ATGAGCGAGCGCGACGGTGCCGGCGACGCGGACGGGGTCGACGACTGGTCGCTGCCCGACGATCTCGAGGCCGTCCAGACGGCCCTGATCGAGTGGTACGAGGGCGACCACCGCGACTTTCCGTGGCGGCGGACGGACGACCCCTACGCGATCCTGGTCAGCGAAGTGATGAGCCAGCAGACGCAGTTGGATCGCGTTGTCGAGGCCTGGGAGGAGTTTCTCGAGCGCTGGCCGACCACGGCCGATCTCGCCGCGGCGGACCGGGCGGACGTGGTCGGCTTCTGGACGAGCCACAGCCTCGGCTACAACAACCGGGCGAAGTACCTCCACGAGTCGGCTACTCAGATCGAAGCGGAGTACGACGGCACCTTCCCCGAAACGCCCAACGAACTGCAGGAACTGATGGGCGTCGGTCCCTACACCGCCAACGCCGTCGCGAGTTTCGCGTTCAACAACGGCGATGCGGTCGTCGACACGAACGTCAAACGGGTCACCTACCGCGCCTTCTCGATTCCGGACGACGATTCGGCCTTCGAGGCGGGCGCGAACGACCTCATGCCCGAGGGCGAGTCGCGGGTCTGGAACAACGCGATCATGGAACTCGGCGGCGTCGCCTGTACGCAGACCCCCCGCTGCGACGAGGTGGGCTGTCCGTGGCGCGAGTGGTGTGACGCCTACGCGAGCGGCGACTTCACCGCGCCCGACGTCCCCACCCAGCCCTCCTTCGAGGGGAGCCGTCGGCAGTTCCGCGGCCGCGTAATCGGAACCCTCCGGGAGTACGACGAACTCGAGTTGGACACCCTCGGCCACCGGATCCGCGTCGACTACGCGCCGGAAGGCGAGTACGGTCGCGAGTGGCTGACGGGGCTCCTCTCCGACCTCGAGTCCGACGGACTGGTCGACCTCGAGCGAAGCGACTCCGACGCCGAACTCGTCGCGCGACTGCAGCGCTGA
- a CDS encoding DHH family phosphoesterase: MTRASAGEPGADDGDSVVYDLAAECTADDVEHGQAYLAEINGIVDYGVFVDLSESVSGLVHESVLEGTYGVGDELVVELEAVRDNGDMAFEPVDVGDDYAVDAVAHDYSLTGTDRLEATVGDQIHLEGEVVQVKQTAGPTIFHVADEYGVVPCAAFEEAGVRAFPAVEVGDVVRVTGTPEHREGSVQIEVDGLSTLEGENAEEARERLEEALEARAEPHDVEPLIDWPAFEKLRPNLQEVAKLLRRTVLEGRPIRVRHHADGDGMCAAVPVQIALQRFIAEVHEDENAPRHLIKRLPAKAPFYEMEDATRDLNFALEDREKHGQQLPLLLMLDNGSTAEDVPAYETLAHYDIPIVAVDHHHPDPEAVEDLLDAHVNPYLHDEDYRITTGMLCVELARMIYPDITDELRHVPAVAGLSDRSKADAMGDYLELAAAEGYDEERLQDLSEALDYAAFWLRYNSGDQLIQDLLQIDSNDEERHRELVSFLADRARNDVDVQLDAAMPHLEHEDLDNGAHLYRIDVENYAHRFTYPAPGKTTGEIHDRKIEETGDPVITVGYGPDFAVLRSDGVRLDIPNMVTELEEEISGGGVSGGGHLVVGSIKFVKGKREEVIDALVDKMEDAEIDEALSSAAPIDD, encoded by the coding sequence ATGACACGAGCGTCCGCCGGGGAACCCGGCGCAGACGACGGGGATTCCGTCGTCTACGATCTCGCTGCCGAGTGTACTGCAGACGACGTCGAACACGGCCAGGCTTACCTCGCCGAAATCAACGGCATCGTCGACTACGGCGTCTTCGTCGATCTCTCTGAATCCGTCTCCGGACTCGTCCACGAATCCGTCCTCGAGGGCACCTACGGCGTCGGCGACGAACTCGTCGTCGAACTCGAGGCCGTTCGAGACAACGGCGATATGGCGTTCGAACCCGTCGATGTCGGCGACGACTACGCGGTCGACGCCGTCGCCCACGACTACAGCCTCACCGGCACGGACCGCCTCGAGGCCACCGTCGGCGACCAGATTCACCTCGAAGGCGAGGTCGTCCAGGTCAAACAGACGGCCGGACCGACGATCTTCCACGTCGCCGACGAGTACGGCGTTGTCCCGTGTGCGGCGTTCGAGGAGGCCGGCGTTCGTGCCTTCCCCGCCGTCGAAGTCGGCGACGTCGTCCGCGTCACCGGCACCCCCGAACACCGCGAGGGATCGGTTCAGATCGAGGTCGACGGTCTCTCGACGCTCGAAGGCGAGAACGCCGAGGAGGCTCGAGAGCGACTCGAGGAGGCCCTCGAAGCGCGGGCCGAACCCCACGATGTCGAGCCGCTGATCGACTGGCCCGCATTCGAGAAGCTCCGACCCAACCTTCAGGAGGTCGCGAAACTGCTCCGCCGGACCGTCCTCGAGGGCCGTCCGATCCGTGTCCGTCACCACGCCGACGGCGACGGGATGTGCGCCGCCGTCCCCGTTCAGATCGCCCTCCAGCGATTCATCGCCGAGGTCCACGAGGACGAGAACGCGCCGCGACACCTCATCAAGCGCCTCCCCGCGAAGGCTCCCTTCTACGAGATGGAAGACGCCACGCGGGACCTGAACTTCGCGCTCGAGGACCGCGAAAAGCACGGCCAGCAGCTTCCCCTCTTGCTCATGCTCGACAACGGTTCGACGGCCGAGGACGTCCCGGCCTACGAGACGCTGGCCCACTACGATATCCCGATCGTCGCGGTCGACCACCACCACCCCGACCCCGAGGCCGTCGAGGATCTCCTCGACGCGCATGTCAACCCGTACCTCCACGACGAGGACTACCGGATCACGACGGGGATGCTCTGCGTCGAACTCGCGCGGATGATCTACCCCGACATCACCGACGAACTCCGCCACGTCCCCGCCGTCGCCGGCCTCTCGGATCGCTCGAAGGCCGACGCGATGGGCGACTACCTCGAACTGGCCGCCGCGGAGGGCTACGACGAGGAGCGTCTGCAGGATCTCAGCGAGGCGCTTGATTACGCGGCCTTCTGGCTGCGCTACAACTCCGGCGATCAGCTGATTCAGGACCTGCTACAGATCGACTCGAACGACGAGGAGCGCCACCGCGAACTCGTCTCGTTTCTCGCAGACCGCGCTCGCAACGATGTCGATGTCCAACTCGACGCGGCGATGCCGCATCTCGAGCACGAGGATCTCGACAACGGCGCTCATCTCTACCGAATCGACGTCGAGAACTACGCCCACCGCTTTACCTACCCCGCGCCGGGGAAGACCACGGGCGAGATCCACGACCGCAAGATCGAGGAAACTGGCGACCCTGTGATCACGGTCGGCTACGGTCCCGACTTCGCCGTCCTCCGCTCCGACGGCGTTCGACTGGACATTCCGAACATGGTTACGGAACTCGAGGAAGAAATTTCGGGCGGCGGCGTCTCCGGCGGCGGCCACCTCGTCGTCGGCTCGATCAAGTTCGTCAAGGGCAAACGCGAGGAAGTGATCGACGCCTTAGTCGACAAGATGGAAGACGCGGAGATCGACGAAGCGCTCTCGAGTGCCGCGCCGATCGACGACTGA
- a CDS encoding phytanoyl-CoA dioxygenase family protein, whose translation MQERVLSPEQRERFIHSGFVVLRNVISQAVLDEALDVVIETVPEDMTDFKALVAGPDDRHYWNDLADMAPFYQLNEQLHTYAEELVGVDRLQPPSEFTQVAVRYPTGQFPSTSEHPVTTVDGNPHIDIFGDSGELRPFTIGATTYLDDVHPRGGGLTIWPGTHWRVAEYLSEHGVDSYSNEKVGDMIGSRTTPFEVTGSAGTVVLWHNLLVHTGGCHLEREPRIAAFTRFRRSNETKTSHDAAKNPFKYWDGVKQKSSVPTDGSSFA comes from the coding sequence ATGCAAGAACGTGTGCTGAGCCCGGAACAACGTGAGCGGTTCATTCACAGTGGCTTCGTCGTTCTCCGGAATGTCATCTCTCAAGCGGTACTCGACGAAGCACTCGACGTGGTGATTGAAACGGTTCCAGAGGACATGACTGACTTCAAGGCGTTGGTCGCCGGTCCTGACGACCGCCATTACTGGAACGATCTTGCAGACATGGCTCCGTTCTACCAGCTAAACGAACAACTACATACCTACGCAGAGGAACTCGTCGGAGTAGACCGACTCCAACCGCCCAGTGAATTCACACAAGTTGCCGTTCGCTATCCTACTGGTCAGTTTCCCAGTACCTCGGAACACCCAGTAACCACCGTAGACGGAAATCCACACATCGATATATTCGGGGATTCTGGGGAGCTCAGACCGTTCACCATCGGCGCGACGACGTATCTCGATGACGTACACCCTCGTGGGGGCGGCCTGACCATCTGGCCCGGTACACACTGGCGAGTCGCAGAGTACCTCTCTGAGCACGGTGTAGATTCCTACTCAAACGAGAAAGTAGGGGACATGATAGGCTCACGTACCACCCCATTCGAGGTCACTGGATCCGCGGGAACAGTCGTGCTCTGGCATAACCTTCTCGTCCACACTGGAGGTTGCCATTTAGAACGAGAGCCACGTATCGCGGCGTTCACGCGATTTCGGCGCTCGAACGAAACGAAAACCAGCCACGACGCCGCTAAAAATCCGTTCAAATACTGGGATGGAGTTAAACAGAAAAGTTCTGTACCAACCGATGGTTCCTCCTTTGCTTGA
- a CDS encoding NADP-dependent malic enzyme: protein MSLDEDSLDYHREEPPGKIEIRTTKSTSTQRDLSLAYSPGVAAPCLAIDEDENEAYTYTAKGNLVGVVSNGSAVLGLGDIGAQASKPVMEGKGVLFKRFADIDVFDIELDHDDVDAFVESVAAMEPTFGGVNLEDIGAPDCFRIEERLRERMNVPVFHDDQHGTAIITGAALLNATEIAGKDLEELSVTFAGAGAAALATARFFVSLGVQKENITMVDVDGILTTARAEAGDLDEYSREFARDVPDGELEDAIVDADAFVGLSVGGIVSAEMVQSMADEPILFAMANPDPEIDYETAKTAREDTVIMATGRSDYPNQVNNVLGFPFIFRGALDVRAAEINEAMKVAAAEAIADLAKKDVPDAVRKAYGEQPLQFGSEYIIPKPLDPRVLFEVAPAVARAAMESGSARTELDPEAYVERLEARLGKSREMMRTVFNKAKSDPKRLALAEGGNEKIIRAAAQIEEREIAHPVLLGDEDEIETTVANLGLEFQPEVVDPSGGDYGEYTDALYERRQRKGVTRTEAVDLIRDSNYFASVMVDQGDADAMLTGLTNHYPSALRPPLQVIGTAPDTDYAAGVYMLTFKNRVVFLADTTVNQDPDEEVLAEITRHTADLARRFNVEPRAALLSYSDFGSVDNEGTRKPRRAADRLREDPSVDFPVDGEMQADTAVVEEMLEGNYEFTDLDEPANVLVLPNLEAGNICYKLLQRLGGAEAIGPMLVGMGEPVHVLQRDDEVTDIVNLAAVATVDAQGE from the coding sequence ATGTCACTAGACGAAGACTCGCTCGACTATCATCGGGAGGAGCCACCGGGGAAGATCGAAATTCGGACGACGAAATCGACGAGTACCCAGCGCGATCTCTCCCTGGCGTACTCGCCCGGTGTCGCTGCGCCGTGTTTAGCGATCGACGAGGACGAGAACGAGGCCTACACCTACACGGCCAAGGGCAACCTCGTCGGCGTCGTCTCGAACGGCTCTGCGGTCCTGGGTCTCGGCGACATCGGTGCGCAGGCGTCGAAACCCGTCATGGAGGGGAAAGGCGTTCTGTTCAAGCGCTTCGCCGACATCGACGTCTTCGACATCGAACTCGACCACGACGACGTCGACGCGTTCGTCGAGTCGGTCGCGGCGATGGAGCCGACTTTCGGCGGGGTCAACTTAGAGGATATCGGCGCACCCGACTGCTTTCGAATCGAGGAGCGACTCAGAGAGCGCATGAACGTCCCTGTCTTTCACGACGACCAGCACGGGACCGCCATCATCACCGGCGCGGCGCTGTTGAACGCTACCGAAATCGCCGGAAAGGACCTCGAGGAGCTTTCGGTCACGTTCGCGGGCGCGGGAGCGGCGGCGCTCGCGACTGCTCGATTCTTCGTCTCGCTCGGCGTTCAAAAAGAGAACATCACGATGGTCGATGTCGACGGCATTCTGACGACCGCTCGAGCGGAGGCCGGCGATCTCGACGAGTACAGCCGAGAGTTCGCCCGCGACGTGCCCGACGGCGAACTGGAAGATGCGATAGTCGATGCGGACGCGTTCGTCGGGCTTTCGGTTGGCGGCATCGTGAGCGCGGAGATGGTGCAGTCGATGGCCGACGAACCGATCCTGTTCGCGATGGCCAACCCCGACCCAGAGATCGACTACGAGACGGCGAAAACGGCCCGCGAGGACACCGTCATCATGGCGACCGGGCGCTCGGACTACCCGAACCAGGTCAACAACGTCCTCGGCTTCCCCTTCATCTTCCGCGGCGCGCTCGACGTCCGCGCGGCCGAAATCAACGAGGCGATGAAGGTCGCGGCCGCAGAGGCCATCGCCGACCTCGCAAAGAAGGACGTCCCCGACGCCGTCCGCAAGGCCTACGGCGAGCAACCGCTGCAGTTCGGCTCCGAGTACATCATCCCGAAACCGCTCGATCCGCGGGTGCTGTTCGAGGTAGCTCCCGCCGTCGCTCGCGCCGCGATGGAGTCCGGTTCCGCGAGAACGGAGCTCGATCCCGAGGCGTACGTCGAACGCCTCGAGGCCCGTCTCGGCAAGTCCAGGGAGATGATGCGGACCGTCTTCAACAAGGCCAAGAGCGATCCGAAACGCCTCGCGTTGGCCGAGGGTGGCAACGAGAAGATCATCCGAGCCGCGGCCCAGATCGAGGAGCGCGAGATCGCCCACCCGGTCCTGCTCGGCGACGAGGACGAAATCGAGACGACCGTGGCGAATCTGGGACTCGAGTTCCAGCCCGAGGTCGTTGACCCGAGCGGGGGCGACTACGGGGAATACACCGACGCGCTCTACGAGCGCCGCCAGCGAAAGGGCGTGACGCGTACCGAGGCGGTGGATCTGATCAGGGACAGCAACTACTTCGCGTCCGTGATGGTCGATCAGGGCGACGCCGACGCGATGCTGACCGGCCTGACGAACCACTATCCGTCGGCGCTCCGGCCGCCACTGCAGGTGATCGGGACGGCCCCCGACACCGACTACGCCGCCGGGGTCTACATGCTCACGTTCAAGAACCGCGTCGTCTTCCTCGCGGATACGACCGTCAATCAGGATCCCGACGAGGAGGTGCTGGCCGAGATCACGCGCCACACCGCAGATCTCGCCCGACGGTTCAACGTCGAGCCGCGCGCCGCGTTGCTTTCGTATTCGGACTTCGGCAGCGTCGACAACGAAGGGACGCGAAAACCCCGGCGGGCCGCCGACCGACTCCGCGAGGATCCGAGCGTCGACTTCCCGGTCGACGGGGAGATGCAGGCCGACACCGCCGTCGTCGAGGAGATGCTCGAGGGCAACTACGAGTTCACTGATCTTGACGAGCCTGCGAACGTGCTTGTCCTGCCCAATCTCGAGGCGGGGAACATCTGCTACAAACTGCTCCAGCGACTCGGCGGCGCCGAAGCGATCGGGCCGATGCTCGTCGGCATGGGCGAGCCGGTCCACGTCCTACAGCGCGACGACGAGGTCACGGATATCGTGAACCTGGCTGCCGTCGCGACCGTCGACGCGCAGGGCGAGTAG
- a CDS encoding Mov34/MPN/PAD-1 family protein → MGLFDALFRSSSVLGIAEETLEFAIESSEASHPNEYMGFLRGTEAERLGLDSDGLVITDILVVPGTEANSVSATVKTSQIPNDVKALGSVHSHPNGVISPSAADLETFGRGSVHIIIGAPYRRSDWQAFDSQGQRTQLNVIDVELPETEDFFDFTQADIDDELRR, encoded by the coding sequence ATGGGGTTGTTCGACGCGCTGTTTCGCTCGAGTTCGGTTCTCGGTATCGCCGAGGAGACACTCGAGTTCGCCATCGAGTCTTCGGAGGCATCTCACCCGAACGAGTACATGGGATTCCTCCGGGGAACCGAGGCGGAGCGACTGGGGCTCGACAGTGATGGACTCGTCATCACGGACATTCTCGTCGTCCCCGGTACCGAGGCCAACAGCGTCAGTGCGACCGTCAAAACGAGCCAGATTCCGAACGACGTAAAGGCGTTGGGAAGCGTTCACTCCCACCCGAACGGCGTAATCAGCCCGAGCGCCGCGGACTTAGAGACGTTCGGTCGGGGCAGCGTCCACATCATCATCGGCGCGCCGTACCGCCGCTCGGACTGGCAGGCCTTCGATTCGCAGGGCCAGCGGACCCAGTTGAACGTGATCGACGTGGAGCTTCCCGAAACCGAGGACTTCTTCGACTTTACACAGGCGGATATCGACGACGAACTCAGACGTTAG
- a CDS encoding adenylyltransferase/cytidyltransferase family protein yields MTRTVIAQGTFDIVHPGHIHYLEEAAAMGDELYVIVARKANVDHKEKPICPATQRRDVVDALEAVDEAILGHEEDIFVPIEEIDPDVIALGHDQHHDAAGIESELERRGIDCTVERASGRDPAADEEILSTRLIIDRILERRG; encoded by the coding sequence ATGACGCGGACGGTCATCGCCCAGGGGACGTTCGACATCGTCCATCCGGGCCACATCCACTACTTGGAGGAGGCCGCGGCGATGGGCGACGAACTGTATGTCATCGTCGCACGCAAGGCGAACGTCGACCACAAGGAGAAGCCGATCTGTCCCGCGACCCAGCGCCGGGACGTCGTCGACGCCCTCGAGGCCGTCGACGAGGCAATTCTCGGCCACGAGGAGGATATCTTCGTCCCGATCGAGGAGATCGATCCCGACGTGATCGCGCTGGGCCACGACCAGCACCACGACGCCGCGGGTATCGAAAGCGAACTCGAGCGCCGCGGGATCGACTGCACCGTCGAGCGTGCGAGCGGGCGCGATCCCGCGGCCGACGAAGAGATCCTCTCGACGCGGCTGATCATCGATCGGATCCTCGAGCGCCGGGGATAG
- a CDS encoding YncE family protein, which translates to MQMDSTRRRFLVGGATVSAVALAGCTGGSDDDTEDEDENGGEEPENYEVWALDQGQDNIHVYEPADEDEFDEAESIDLNELEGVPDEGVVPHMIDFSSDYEYAAIACTAGARTLVFRTEDKELVGNIETGPRTHMASFSPGDEYIHVDVIGDPDEEYGWIIRLEADFEDYEFEEVDRLDFSENEAIDEAGVWPARPICHQFAADGRSLHTLGPAHGDGGVVIIDHDDFEVDRAYTQEEAPINCGTMPHYADEKFYLTGGRPTDPDGEEGIGEYYVYDTAEDEFIVEGEDSGGIDAHGFWFTPDGEELWLLNRETNDGLILDPDDDSVIEEINEYGPATGDEPETSDAPDIMWSSPDGEYMFVTLRGPAPLSGGAHAATGVNPGFAVMDIETRERVDVVEPDPIENYDDEDIEAARDEEDDAPRIPDFHGIGVRPVDEFDSEIPNSPAYDN; encoded by the coding sequence ATGCAGATGGATTCCACTCGCAGACGATTTCTGGTGGGCGGTGCAACCGTTAGCGCGGTCGCACTCGCCGGCTGTACCGGGGGCAGCGACGACGATACTGAGGACGAAGACGAAAACGGCGGGGAAGAGCCCGAAAACTACGAAGTCTGGGCGCTCGATCAGGGACAGGACAACATTCACGTCTACGAACCCGCCGACGAAGACGAGTTCGACGAGGCCGAATCGATCGACCTCAACGAACTCGAGGGCGTTCCGGACGAGGGCGTCGTTCCGCACATGATCGACTTCAGTTCGGACTACGAGTACGCAGCCATCGCCTGTACGGCCGGCGCGCGAACGCTCGTCTTCCGAACCGAGGATAAGGAACTCGTCGGTAACATCGAGACCGGCCCGCGGACCCACATGGCCTCGTTCTCGCCGGGTGACGAGTACATCCACGTCGACGTTATCGGTGACCCCGATGAGGAGTACGGCTGGATCATCCGACTCGAGGCCGACTTCGAAGACTACGAGTTCGAGGAGGTCGATCGGCTCGACTTCTCCGAGAACGAGGCTATCGACGAGGCAGGCGTCTGGCCGGCCCGCCCGATCTGCCACCAGTTCGCGGCCGACGGTCGGTCGCTCCACACGCTGGGCCCGGCCCACGGCGACGGCGGAGTCGTCATCATCGACCACGACGACTTCGAGGTCGACCGAGCGTACACCCAGGAGGAGGCGCCGATCAACTGCGGCACGATGCCTCACTACGCCGACGAGAAGTTCTATCTCACCGGCGGTCGGCCGACTGACCCCGACGGCGAGGAGGGGATCGGTGAATACTACGTCTACGACACTGCAGAAGACGAGTTCATCGTCGAAGGCGAGGACAGCGGCGGCATCGACGCCCACGGCTTCTGGTTCACGCCCGACGGCGAGGAGCTCTGGCTGCTCAACCGCGAGACCAACGACGGCCTGATACTCGATCCGGACGACGACTCCGTAATCGAAGAGATCAACGAATACGGGCCCGCCACTGGCGACGAACCGGAGACCAGCGACGCACCCGACATCATGTGGTCGTCGCCGGACGGCGAGTACATGTTCGTGACCCTTCGGGGCCCCGCTCCGCTCTCCGGCGGTGCCCACGCCGCGACGGGCGTCAACCCCGGCTTCGCCGTGATGGACATCGAGACCCGCGAGCGTGTCGACGTCGTCGAACCCGATCCGATCGAAAACTACGACGACGAGGATATCGAAGCGGCGCGAGACGAAGAAGACGATGCACCACGGATTCCGGACTTCCACGGTATCGGGGTCCGTCCGGTCGACGAGTTCGACAGCGAGATTCCGAACTCTCCCGCCTACGACAACTGA
- the ilvD gene encoding dihydroxy-acid dehydratase translates to MSQQPEQRSPAEGKPDELPSKEVTEGTERAPHRAMFRAMGYDDDDLASPMIGVANPAADITPCNVHLDDVAQSAYDAVDAADGMPIEFGTITISDAISMGTEGMKASLISREVIADSVELVAFGERMDGLVTIGGCDKNMPGMMMAAIRTDLPSVFLYGGSIMPGEHEGREITVQNVFEGVGSVADGEMTEEELDEMEHNACPGAGSCGGMFTANTMASISETIGFAPLGSSSPPAEDEQRYEVARESGELAVEAVHEQRKPSDFLSRKSFENAIALQVAIGGSTNAVLHLLAMAAEAGVELDIEDFNDISARTPKIAKLQPSGARVMNDLHEVGGVPVVLRELLEADLLHGDALTVTGETMAEALERVDPPRIEELDTDFLYTVDDPINERGAIRILTGNLAPDGAVIKITGEDHLHHEGPVRIFEQEENAMAYVQEGNVETGDVIGIRNEGPQGGPGMREMLGVTSAVAGQGHAEDVALFTDGRFSGATRGFSIGHVAPEAAAGGPIAALEDGDTITIDIDELELSVDLSDEEIEQRLEARDPPEPNYTSGVLAKYGQTFDSAANGAVTNPGAKQD, encoded by the coding sequence ATGAGTCAACAGCCCGAACAGCGATCGCCCGCGGAGGGCAAACCCGACGAGTTACCGAGCAAGGAGGTCACGGAGGGGACCGAACGGGCACCCCACCGAGCGATGTTTCGCGCGATGGGGTACGACGACGACGATCTCGCCTCGCCGATGATCGGCGTCGCGAACCCGGCCGCCGACATCACGCCCTGTAACGTCCACTTAGACGACGTGGCCCAATCGGCTTACGACGCCGTCGACGCGGCCGACGGGATGCCGATCGAATTCGGGACGATCACCATCTCCGACGCCATCTCGATGGGAACCGAGGGAATGAAAGCCTCTCTGATCTCTCGAGAAGTGATCGCCGACTCCGTCGAACTGGTCGCCTTCGGCGAGCGCATGGACGGACTCGTCACCATCGGTGGCTGCGACAAGAACATGCCCGGGATGATGATGGCTGCTATCCGAACCGATCTGCCGAGTGTCTTCCTCTACGGCGGTTCGATCATGCCCGGCGAGCACGAAGGCCGTGAGATCACGGTCCAGAACGTCTTCGAGGGCGTCGGCTCCGTGGCCGACGGCGAGATGACCGAGGAGGAACTTGACGAGATGGAGCACAACGCCTGTCCCGGCGCCGGCTCCTGTGGCGGGATGTTCACCGCCAACACGATGGCCTCAATCTCCGAAACGATCGGCTTCGCGCCGCTCGGTTCCTCGTCGCCGCCCGCAGAAGACGAGCAGCGCTACGAGGTCGCCCGCGAGAGCGGCGAACTCGCCGTCGAAGCCGTCCACGAGCAGCGCAAGCCCTCCGACTTCCTCTCGCGGAAGTCCTTCGAGAACGCGATCGCGCTCCAGGTGGCCATCGGCGGCTCGACCAACGCCGTCCTCCACCTGCTGGCGATGGCCGCCGAGGCCGGCGTCGAGCTCGATATCGAGGACTTCAACGATATCAGCGCCCGCACGCCGAAGATCGCCAAACTCCAGCCCAGCGGCGCGCGCGTGATGAACGACCTCCACGAAGTCGGCGGCGTCCCGGTCGTCTTGCGAGAACTGCTGGAGGCCGACCTGCTCCACGGTGACGCGCTGACGGTCACCGGCGAAACGATGGCCGAGGCCCTCGAGCGCGTCGATCCACCACGGATCGAAGAGCTCGATACCGACTTCCTCTACACCGTCGACGACCCGATCAACGAGCGCGGAGCCATCCGCATCCTCACGGGCAACCTCGCGCCCGACGGTGCCGTCATCAAAATCACCGGCGAGGACCACCTCCATCACGAGGGACCGGTCCGCATCTTCGAACAGGAGGAGAACGCGATGGCGTACGTCCAGGAGGGCAACGTCGAGACCGGCGACGTCATCGGCATCCGCAACGAGGGTCCACAGGGCGGCCCCGGCATGCGCGAGATGCTCGGCGTCACGAGCGCCGTCGCCGGGCAGGGCCACGCCGAGGACGTCGCGCTCTTTACCGACGGCCGGTTCTCCGGCGCTACCCGCGGCTTCTCCATCGGCCACGTCGCACCCGAGGCCGCCGCCGGCGGTCCGATAGCGGCGCTCGAGGACGGTGACACGATCACCATCGACATCGACGAACTCGAACTCTCCGTGGATCTCTCCGACGAAGAGATCGAGCAGCGACTCGAGGCCCGCGACCCGCCCGAACCCAACTACACGAGCGGTGTGCTGGCGAAGTACGGCCAGACGTTCGATTCGGCAGCCAACGGTGCGGTGACGAACCCCGGCGCAAAGCAGGACTGA
- a CDS encoding molybdenum cofactor guanylyltransferase, whose product MTRNGSLGGVVLAGGYSTRFGEPDKAVTDLAGTPMIRRVVDRLATVADDCVVNCRADQLEPIRDALSGSEAAPRYATDPVPDRGPLSGMQVGLEALEPEYAAVVACDMPFVDPVLLEILHDRAYGRDGAVVRLADGWLQPMQAVYRAETMARVCEQRLSSGDGRVMAALEELDVATVAEADLEGVSDRTFDSIDTQAALRDATRRLEQC is encoded by the coding sequence GTGACGCGCAACGGCTCACTCGGCGGCGTCGTCCTCGCCGGCGGCTACTCCACGCGCTTCGGCGAACCCGATAAGGCCGTCACCGATCTCGCCGGCACGCCGATGATCCGTCGCGTCGTCGACCGGCTCGCAACAGTGGCCGACGACTGCGTGGTCAACTGTCGGGCGGACCAACTCGAGCCGATCCGAGACGCGCTCTCGGGCAGCGAAGCCGCCCCTCGCTACGCGACCGACCCGGTCCCCGACCGCGGCCCGCTTTCGGGGATGCAGGTCGGTCTCGAGGCGCTCGAGCCCGAGTACGCGGCCGTCGTGGCCTGTGACATGCCGTTCGTCGACCCGGTCCTGCTCGAGATTCTTCATGACCGCGCCTACGGACGCGACGGGGCTGTCGTCCGACTCGCGGACGGCTGGTTGCAACCCATGCAGGCGGTCTACCGCGCGGAGACGATGGCTCGCGTCTGCGAGCAGCGACTGTCGTCCGGGGACGGTCGAGTGATGGCCGCACTCGAGGAACTCGACGTCGCGACGGTGGCCGAAGCCGACCTCGAGGGCGTCTCCGACCGAACGTTCGACAGCATCGACACGCAGGCGGCGCTACGGGACGCGACGCGGCGGCTCGAGCAGTGCTAG